DNA from Triticum aestivum cultivar Chinese Spring chromosome 7D, IWGSC CS RefSeq v2.1, whole genome shotgun sequence:
CTCTCATGAAGCATGGGAATGAAAATGCCCACCATCTAGACTGATATGAAACTGAAACTGGAAATTGTAGAAATGAACTTACATTTCTTCAGGGCTACTCTGTTTCAAACCCTCGCTTATCATATCTGTAAATTTAATGCTGAAATAATAAACACTTTGTTTTCTCAAAGATGAGATTGGGCCAACGTTACTAGTCCTCAGGCAAGACATTCAGCAAAATGTTCAGGTAATTGCTCCTTGTACGAAATCATCTTATTCCCATTGTTGCTCTGCATTCTGCATTGCATTTGTTCACATCACTAAGCAACTGAGCATACCAAATCCTTGTGTTAATTGCGATTATTACAGTTATCTATCTTTTGCAGAGACTACAAGATCTCCATGCAAGAGACTCCTCGAAATATGCGACTTTGACCGCGATTGTGATAGAGGAAGTGGAGGAGGGGACCTCAAAGAAGACCAACAGTTGCACCAGGGCTATTATCTGGCTGGCTAGGTAAATTAACTGTACATGAACTTTCTGCTCATCTAACATATGTTCTTGTATACCATATATATCGATTCTGTTTCAAAACCTTCGTTCTTAAGTGTCATGAAACACGTTCGGTATAGGTCGATAAATTTCTCAGTACATTTGCTGGAGAGATTAATGAAGAACCCAGATTCAAGCCTGAAAAAGATGGTGGAAGAAGCATACAACAGCACCCTGAAGCCATTCCATGGATGGATCTCATCAGCTGCTTACAGGGTATGATCAGTTGACATACTGCTTTCATGATCATGACTTCTTCAGAATTTGAAGTATTATTTTACATTGCTATACAAGCTACTCGCAATTATCTGAAGATTGTTCACGCGGCAAATCTAGTTCATCGATCGTGTGCGTAGATTAATTTGCCGAGTTGCAGTCATCAGTTGGTTTGAGTTGTTTCCACTGACCTAATCTGTTGAGCATAGTTGCAAATTGTCAGGTAGCATTGGGTCTCATTCCGGAAAGAGAGATCTTTATTCAGCTGCTGATGGGGAACTGCCAGGAtcctgaggattttggaggagatGTCATGATCTTGGTCTCCATTGTACAGCCTCTGCTAGAAGAGATCAATGCCATTTTGGTCAGTGTTCCCATCCACATGCACATCTTCTTAATTAATCAGTCATTGCATTGCATGAGAGATATGTGTTTTCTGATACCGTTCATGGTTAATCTACAGGTCAAACACCAGCTGGACAGGCTCAAATCCACCTGAAAAACAAGGATGGCCAATCACCTGATGATTGTACATATCTACTACTGTACTGCACAAGCTAATTAACCTACCTTGCGTTGTAAAATGAAGATTAAGGACTTCTTTGTTGGTGGGTTTTTTTAAGCAACTGCTGGTGGTTGGTTCCAGACTCCCTTTTTGTTAAGCTGTCACAGATGTCTTTGCTGTATGTCTTTGTGCCCTTGTAGTTTTAGTGGGTTGGATGTATCGAGAACTTATTTACCTGAAACAAAATGCATCTCCTGTTTCTCTTTCTTCTAATTTCCTTCCCTGTGACTCGCAGTATTTCTTTAACCTCTACCTTTTGATTTCCATCAACCAAATGACGTGAACAATAGAAAACATTAAAAATTCAGGCTTGTGCTCGCTAGCTCCTCTAGAGAAGTTCAGCGATCTTTAAGCAA
Protein-coding regions in this window:
- the LOC123165312 gene encoding glycolipid transfer protein 3 isoform X2, yielding METEIEREKMERGKSELRVAMEELCLLSPGDGEEQEQEQQLRSSTMDLLCVSKQLLHVLDEIGPTLLVLRQDIQQNVQRLQDLHARDSSKYATLTAIVIEEVEEGTSKKTNSCTRAIIWLARSINFSVHLLERLMKNPDSSLKKMVEEAYNSTLKPFHGWISSAAYRVALGLIPEREIFIQLLMGNCQDPEDFGGDVMILVSIVQPLLEEINAILVKHQLDRLKST
- the LOC123165312 gene encoding glycolipid transfer protein 3 isoform X1 — encoded protein: METEIEREKMERGKSELRVAMEELCLLSPGDGEEQEQEQQLRSSTMDLLCVSKQLLHVLDEIGPTLLVLRQDIQQNVQRLQDLHARDSSKYATLTAIVIEEVEEGTSKKTNSCTRAIIWLARSINFSVHLLERLMKNPDSSLKKMVEEAYNSTLKPFHGWISSAAYRVALGLIPEREIFIQLLMGNCQDPEDFGGDVMILVSIVQPLLEEINAILVSVPIHMHIFLINQSLHCMRDMCFLIPFMVNLQVKHQLDRLKST